A region from the Lonchura striata isolate bLonStr1 chromosome 16, bLonStr1.mat, whole genome shotgun sequence genome encodes:
- the IL21R gene encoding interleukin-21 receptor, with amino-acid sequence MKNKPWFQNIFFCLLFQYTICCENLTCFVDYVETLSCILQDELGAGSYNLTATWVPEEDPENTVAACSLLQLSRNTSHTQYMCTVDMTELLADTKVQVDVTQVADRQHVLSKDFYLSDNIKPQPPFNLTALFSEGYNISWETIYHNSSFYFLNEELEYQLRYKRKTDTWETQKIKAVHEDKRTLVILPWELQANTEYEFQVRARPREDSGYGGFWSEWSSPLSLKTSPAAVRQTAGMEWLLLFGIVVAIMASITTFLAKQQSLWNKMACIPDPAPFFKPLYMAHNGDFKKWVGASHMKMTFDFFEWGIVLPEVLEVYTMHPSNSTPQEELHELRKNLPCKPCVSCLTTPGHESQLLWCSVNSSGGTEDQSYGHLSIDTVTVADEFASCNCQCSCNHVYREHEHTNKEDDSAGELGYPKVNLDEEDRKLSSDLHLADLSTQDKILASGSVSTDHLRSTSVPVNQQGERGVEGGVGSILEALCLQPYQWDLENPGSLPSPDGESVSYSEGSYDFFPHNTKPGDCYPLICVDLDTIDSGFVDSDCGSPVDSEFGQNSQTICEPIPLEQEGQDFTRSYVKQWVSCRSESPISGTQTN; translated from the exons gGTTCCTGAGGAAGATCCAGAAAACACTGTGGCTGCCTGCAGTCTCCTGCAATTGTCAAGAAACACCAGTCACACACAGTACATGTGCACTGTGGACATGACTGAACTCCTGGCAGATACCAAAGTACAGGTGGATGTTACACAGGTAGCTGATAGGCAACACGTGCTTTCCAAAGACTTTTATTTGTCAGACAACA TAAAACCACAGCCTCCATTCAACCTGACCGCTTTGTTCTCAGAGGGTTACAATATATCTTGGGAAACCATCTACCACAACTCTTCTTTCTACTTTTTGAATGAGGAGCTGGAATATCAGCTGcgttacaaaagaaaaacagacacCTGGGAG ACTCAGAAGATTAAAGCTGTTCATGAAGATAAACGGACACTGGTAATCCTGCCGTGGGAACTACAGGCAAACACTGAGTACGAGTTCCAAGTGAGAGCTCGACCCCGGGAAGACAGTGGCTATGGTGGTTTTTGGAGTGAATGGAGTTCTCCGCTGTCATTGAAAACCAGCCCTGCCG CAGTGAGACAGACGGCAGGCATGGAATGGCTGTTGCTGTTTGGTATTGTCGTGGCAATCATGGCCTCAATCACAACATTTCTGGCCAAACAGCAGAG cttgTGGAATAAGATGGCTTGCATCCCAGACCCTGCTCCCTTTTTCAAACCTCTTTACATGGCTCATAATGGAGATTTTAAG aagTGGGTTGGTGCATCCCATATGAAAATGACCTTTGATTTCTTTGAATGGGGAATAGTCCTTCCAGAAGTCCTAGAAGTTTACACCATGCATCCTTCCAACAGCACCCCACAGGAAGAGCTGCATGAGCTAAGAAAGAATCTGCCTTGCAAGCCCTGTGTGTCTTGCCTGACTACCCCAGGTCATGAAAGCCAGTTGCTGTGGTGTAGTGTAAACAGTAGTGGTGGGACTGAGGACCAGTCATATGGGCACTTGTCGATTGATACAGTGACTGTGGCTGATGAATTTGCATCTTGTAACTGCCAGTGCAGTTGTAACCATGTGTACAGGGAACATGAGCATACCAACAAGGAAGATGATAGTGCTGGAGAACTTGGTTACCCCAAGGTTAACCTTGATGAGGAAGACAGAAAGCTATCCAGTGACTTGCATTTGGCTGATCTAAGTACACAGGACAAAATACTTGCTTCAGGCTCTGTGTCCACAGACCACCTGAGGAGCACAAGTGTCCCAGTCAACCAGCAAGGAGAAAGGGGAGTGGAAGGAGGGGTGGGGAGCATCCTAGAAGCCCTTTGTTTGCAGCCTTATCAGTGGGATTTGGAAAATCCAGGTTCTCTACCTTCTCCTGATGGTGAAAGTGTTTCCTACAGTGAAGGCTCCTATGACTTCTTCCCTCACAATACAAAGCCTGGTGACTGTTATCCTTTGATCTGTGTAGATTTGGACACTATTGATAGTGGCTTTGTGGACTCAGATTGTGGAAGTCCAGTTGACTCTGAATTTGGGCAAAACAGTCAGACCATTTGTGAGCCCATCCCTCTTGAGCAGGAGGGGCAAGACTTTACACGTAGCTACGTCAAGCAGTGGGTCTCCTGTCGCTCTGAGAGCCCTATCAGTGGGACACAGACAAACTAA
- the LOC144247173 gene encoding interleukin-9 receptor-like — MGRLVWQLGLQLCIAAALLFGGGRGRELSGSLSCLNNYVTTVSCMWVTEKPMGDGPFHLHFTNLWSKGHNASCKLTATESMQNQYHCTIHLASQILETDGYRVSLQGNFFGCNQTYITFPEYNPRKHIKLDPPLNIQSNATASKCQIWWSVWNVPWYLAEILQYELQYKEYSMSWEVALNKTLPSSLPQVEIEATELHIGIAYAARVRCKVSENEKSYHSQWSEWSQTTVFQKAGTKNVVFISFDFFSCPCSQKKEKICGKMKLFKSELAFFKYS; from the exons ATGGGAAGACTTGTGTGGCAGTTGGGCCTCCAGCTGTGCATTGCTGCTGCGCTGCTCTTTGGtggaggaagagggagag agctctctggcagcctgagctgcctGAATAACTACGTGACTACTGTGAGTTGCATGTGGGTAACGGAGAAGCCCATGGGTGATGGACCTTTCCACCTGCATTTCACCAA CCTCTGGTCAAAGGGCCACAACGCCAGCTGCAAACTGACTGCCACAGAGAGCATGCAGAATCAGTACCACTGCACAATTCATTTAGCCAGCCAGATCTTGGAAACAGATGGTTATAGAGTCTCTCTCCAAGGAAACTTCTTTGGATGTAATCAGACATACATAACCTTTCCAGAGTACAATCCTCGCAAGCACA TAAAACTTGATCCACCTTTGAACATCCAGAGCAATGCCACTGCCAGCAAGTGCCAGATATGGTGGAGTGTGTGGAATGTGCCTTGGTACCTCGCTGAAATTCTCCAATATGAGTTGCAGTATAAGGAGTACAGCATGTCCTGGGAG GTTGCATTGAACAAGACACTACCCAGTTCATTGCCACAAGTAGAAATTGAAGCCACAGAGCTCCACATTGGCATTGCTTATGCTGCAAGAGTTCGCTGCAAAGTTTCTGAAAATGAGAAGTCATACCACAGTCAATGGAGTGAGTGGAGCCAGACGACAGTGTTTCAAAAAGCAGGTACAAAGAATGTTGTTTTCATCTcatttgatttcttttcatgtccatgttcccaaaaaaaagagaagatatGTGGTAAAATGAAACTTTTCAAATCAGAGCTAGCTTTCTTCAAGTATTCATag
- the LOC144247163 gene encoding uncharacterized protein LOC144247163 — protein MDTEHRKTLFFKVLFSHFRAKSLICFNIPTPAAFFQPLYSLHNGNFKDWVRPNEACSQLEREETSNSSKVNADSISDLNTQELISQISLKPTGSTDVVTAEENFAFASGPSQPYVPSRYIRAEEIEMRPGLLFAPNPGPKISEIIKDNLESPSVGRNYPSHSQHGKSDFLILQESLGIKDVSFSGSDYCTLCDNDTTGGLISAELLKFSNGNSHVKHQKDQ, from the exons ATGGATACAGAACACAGAAAAACtctattttttaaagtgttgtTTTCTCACTTTAGGGCAAAAAGCCTCATCTGCTTTAACATTCCCACGCCAGCTGCTTTCTTTCAGCCACTCTATAGTTTGCACAATGGGAATTTTAAG GACTGGGTTAGACCGAATGAGGCTTGTAGCCAACTTGAAAGAGAAGAGACCAGCAACTCAAGCAAAGTGAATGCAGATAGTATTTCTGATCTAAACACCCAAGAACTGATTTCCCAGATCTCATTGAAACCTACAGGAAGCACAGATGTGGTTACTGCAGAAGAAAACTTTGCATTTGCCTCAGGTCCAAGCCAGCCGTATGTCCCCAGCAGGTACATAAGAGCAGAAGAGATAGAGATGAGGCCAGGACTATTGTTCGCACCAAACCCTGGCCCGAAAATCTCTGAAATAATTAAAGACAACCTTGAGAGCCCTAGTGTTGGAAGGAATTATCCCTCTCACTCACAGCATGGAAAGAGTGACTTTCTTATTCTTCAAGAATCTTTGGGGATAAAAGATGTGTCCTTCAGTGGCAGTGACTATTGTACTTTGTGTGACAATGATACCACAGGAGGTTTGATTTCTGCTGAACTACTGAAGTTTTCTAATGGCAATAGTCATGTTAAACATCAGAAAGATCAGTGA